Genomic segment of Dehalococcoidia bacterium:
CAAGCCCTAACTGCCTCAATAACCATCTTCGATAAAAGTAGAAAGACGATTGACGCTTGGGAGGGCCGATGGGCTAACCAAGAACATCCCTGCGATTCAGACGGGATATGGTTATTAAACAGAATTGATTTACCGGCAAATAATCAAGAGGCAATTCTTGATATTGGATTCCGGCATCGAGGTAGACAGGAATTCGAGGGATGGGATAATAAAAGACTTTGTGGGTTGCTGGAAAGGAAGTCAATTAAACCTGGTTTCTATAAACTTCAGGTGACTCTGGCAGCATCCAATTTCAAGAAAAAGGATTTCAGGTTTAATCTCACCATACCAGAGGAGCCTCAATCAGATTCATACCAAGTTCAAATTGAGGCTATTAACTAATACTGCACGCAATCTACTTGCTCTTTGTTTTACAATGTAAATCTAGGTTGTCTAGCGTACCCCATCGGCTTGTCCAAAATCGTGCCTGATGCTACAATATATATGTAAATTTATGCCTCAAAATTCCATCTTTATCAAGGGCGCACGCGAGCACAACCTCAAGAATATCGATGTAACCATCCCCCGCGATAAGCTGGTGGTCATCACCGGCGTTTCCGGCTCGGGGAAGAGTTCGCTTGCCTTCGACACCATCTACGCCGAGGGCCAGCGGCGCTACATGGAGTCGCTGTCGGCCTATGCGCGCCAGTTCCTGGGGCGCATGGAAAAGCCCGACGTGGACTACATCGAGGGCCTCAGCCCGGCCATCTCCATAGACCAGAAGGGCGTGTCCCACAACCCGCGCTCCACCGTTGGCACCGTCACCGAAATCTACGACTACCTGCGCCTGCTCTTCGCCAGGGTAGGCCACCCCCACTGCCCGCAGTGCGGACGGGAAATCGCCATGCAGACGGTGCAGCAGATAGTGGATGCCGTGCAGGCGTTGCCCGGCGGCTCGAAAATACTCGTGCTGGCGCCCATCGTGAAAGACCGCAAGGGCGAGTACAAAGAGGTTTTCGAGGACCTGCGCAAGAGCGGCTATGCCCGCGTGCGCGTGGACGGGACAATCAAAGAGCTCGAATCCGACATAGACCTGGACAAGAAAAAGAAGCACACCATAGAGGCCGTCATCGACCGCCTGGTGGTCGGCCAGGAGGGCAACCAGAGCCGTATCGCCGACTCGGTGGAGACGGCCCTCAAGCTGGGCAAGGGCGTGGTGCTCATCTCCATTGTCGAGGGCGAGGAAATGCTCTTTTCCGAGCAGTTCTCCTGCCCGGACTGCGGCATCAGCCTGGGCGAGGTGGAGCCGCGCACCTTCAGCTTCAACAGCCCGCACGGCGCCTGTCCGGCCTGCACCGGACTGGGCATAAAGATGGAGTTCGACCCCGACCTGGTCATCCCCAACAAGGACCTGTCGCTGGCAGAGGGGGCCATCCATCCCTACCAGTGGCAGACGTGGTATTACTCACAGCTCGAAGACCTGGCCAGCCGCTATCATTTCTCGCTCAGGACACCCGTCAGGAACCTCGGCGAGGAGGCCATGCGCGTTATCCTCTACGGCGAAGGCGGCGAGTCACATGTCTACCGCAACCGCTTCGGCAAGCCGCGCACCTATTACGAAGGTTTCGAGGGCGTCATACCCAGGCTCGCCAGACTCCACCATGACACTGAGAGCGAGATGTCGCGCGCCGCCATGGAACAGTACATGGTGGCTCTGCCCTGCCAAGTGTGCCAGGGCAAGCGCCTCAAGCCCGAAGCGCTGGCCGTTACCATCGGTAAAATTAACATCGTGCAGGCATCCGGCATGTCGGTGACCAAATCCCTTGAGTGGGTCGGAAGCCTGACCGGCGCGAACACCATCCTCAGCCAGAAAGAACGCGCCATTGCCCGCGAAATACTCAAGGAAATCACCTCCCGTTTGCGATTCCTCGAAAATGTTGGCCTTGACTACCTGACGCTCGAACGCTCCTCCGGCACACTCTCCGGTGGCGAGGGCCAGCGCATCCGTTTAGCTACTCAAATAGGCAGCGGCCTGATGGGTGTTTTATACATCTGCGACGAGCCCACCATCGGCCTGCATCCGGCGGATGACTACAGACTCGTTGAGACTCTTAAAAGATTGCGTGACCTGGGCAACAGCCTGATTGTGGTGGAGCACGACGAGGCCGTCATGCGCGCCGCCGATTATATTATAGACATGGGGCCGGGGGCGGGCGAGCACGGCGGCGAAGTCATCGCCGCCGGAACGCTGGATGAGATACTCCGGTC
This window contains:
- the uvrA gene encoding excinuclease ABC subunit UvrA, which translates into the protein MPQNSIFIKGAREHNLKNIDVTIPRDKLVVITGVSGSGKSSLAFDTIYAEGQRRYMESLSAYARQFLGRMEKPDVDYIEGLSPAISIDQKGVSHNPRSTVGTVTEIYDYLRLLFARVGHPHCPQCGREIAMQTVQQIVDAVQALPGGSKILVLAPIVKDRKGEYKEVFEDLRKSGYARVRVDGTIKELESDIDLDKKKKHTIEAVIDRLVVGQEGNQSRIADSVETALKLGKGVVLISIVEGEEMLFSEQFSCPDCGISLGEVEPRTFSFNSPHGACPACTGLGIKMEFDPDLVIPNKDLSLAEGAIHPYQWQTWYYSQLEDLASRYHFSLRTPVRNLGEEAMRVILYGEGGESHVYRNRFGKPRTYYEGFEGVIPRLARLHHDTESEMSRAAMEQYMVALPCQVCQGKRLKPEALAVTIGKINIVQASGMSVTKSLEWVGSLTGANTILSQKERAIAREILKEITSRLRFLENVGLDYLTLERSSGTLSGGEGQRIRLATQIGSGLMGVLYICDEPTIGLHPADDYRLVETLKRLRDLGNSLIVVEHDEAVMRAADYIIDMGPGAGEHGGEVIAAGTLDEILRSEKSLTGLYLSGRKRIPVPEKRRKGSGEEIVIKGARQNNLKNIDVRIPLGKLVVITGVSGSGKSTLINEVLYRKLAQVLYRSREKPGEAASITGIENIDKVIDIDQSPIGRTPRSNPATYTGVFTHVRELFATAPEARLRGYEAGRFSFNVKGGRCEACRGEGFIQIEMQFLPDVTVPCEVCHGARYNREVLEIKFKGKSIADVLDMTVEEALRFFEHFPKIKNKLETLHSVGLNYIRLGQPAPHLSGGEAQRVKLATELSKRATGRTLYILDEPTTGLSFEDVAALMRVLQRLVDGGNSVIIIEHHLDVIKNADWIIDLGPGAGDMGGRLVAAGTPEQIAKHETSATGYYLKKVLEGATSIPAPPKF